GGCTCGGTCTTCCGGAGAGTGTCGTTTTGAACAAGCTCCGCGGAGCGGTTTTTTACTCCCGGATACAGAGCTTCGAGATAGAGAGAAAATCGCCGCAGGCTTACCTCGTGGACAGGAAGGCCCTTGAGAGGTGGCTGGCAGAGAGGGCCGTGGGGAAGGGCGTGGACTACTACATGGCGACGACCTTTCAGGGATTCAGGAACGGGAAGGCGGTTCTACAGCACCTCGGCGAGAGGATCGAGATCGAGGCCGACTTCTACATCGGGGCAGACGGTGTGAACAGCACCGTAGCCAAGGCGATAGGTGTTCAGACGAAAGCGGAGTTTCTGAGCGGCTACGAGGCTGAAGTCGTGGGGGAGTTCAATCCGGACTTCGTCGAGGTGTGGGTAAACCGGGAGATAAACCCGGAGTTCTTCTTCTGGGTGGCTCCGGTGAACGAGAGCGTAGCCAGAGTCGGAACCCTCGGGAGCCTCGATGCCTTCCACAGATTCCTGAAGATAAGGATGCTGAAGCCAACCTCGATAGTCGAGTTCAAAGCAGGCTCAGTTGCCTTCGGTGTGAGGAAGCCCTGGGTCAGGGGCAACGTTGCGCTCGTTGGGGATGCGGCGCTTCAGATAAAGCCAACCACCGCAGGGGGAATAGTCTACGGGATGTACTGTGCCCATGCCCTAAGGAGGGCACTCCTCGACGGAAGGTTAAGGGACTACGAGAAGGGCTGCTCCTTCGTGAAAAAGCAGATCAGCTTCGGGCTCAGGTTTAGGAAGGTCTTCCTCGGCATGAGCCAGGACGACATCGAGAGGGTCTTCGAAGTCCTCGGAAGTCCCGAGGCAAGGGAGGTCATAGAGGGCCAGGCTGACTTCGACGATCACGTGAGAACCGCAAAGGCAATCCTTAAGAGGCCGAAGCTTCTCGCGAGGCTGATAAAGATAAGTCCCGCCATCGTCAGAACCCTCCTGTGAGGTGGTTCCATGGCGACCTGGCGAATGGGACTTCAGGAGGAGTACCTCAAAGCTATAGCCGAGGGCAGGAAAAGGGTCGAAGGCCGCCTGTACGACGAGAAGCGGCAGGGGATACGGCCCGGGGACACGATAATCTTCGAGAACAGGCTGATGTGCGTGGTGAAGGACGTAAGGGTTTACTCCTCCTTCAGGGAGATGCTGGAGAAGGAAGGCCTTGGGAACGTTCTACCTGGAATTGAGAGCATCGAGGAGGGCGTTAAGGTGTACCGCCGCTTCTACTCCGAGGAGAAGGAGAGGAAGTATGGGGTCGCTGCCATAGAGGTCGAACCGGTCGGGTGGATTGGGGAGTCTAAATGATGTAAACTTCAAAGCCCAATTCCTTCAAAACCTCGAAGTCGCTGTCCAAGGTTATTATTGGAAGGCCGTTGACAATCGCAATTGATGCTATGAACAGGTCCCTAAAGGACATGGGATTTCCCTTTTCCCACAGTTTTTTATGGAGGTACGCCGCCACCTCTGCACATTTTCCATCAAACGGGAGCTCAATGAGTGTTTCAAGCCATATGAGCTCGTCTTTCTTGGGCATTCCAAGGAGAATCTCGAACTTAGTTATTGAGGTTATGTAGAAAGTGTTGTCCAAAGCCGTGATTTTTTCAAAGACTTCATCGTTGCCCCTGGCGATCTCGATTATCACGTTTGTGTCAAGGACTGCCCCCATTTCTCAAACTCCTCCTCGATCTCCCTGAGCCTTCTCTTCGTCTCCCGATACTCCTCCTCGCTCAATATCCCATACAGGTGACGCAGGGCGTCGACGTTTCCCTTTCTTTCCCTTAAGAGCTCCCGAAACAGCTCGCTGAAGGATTTTTTACCCTTAATCCGGACGAGTTCGTTGTAAACGTCATCCGAAATGGTTATCGTCTTGACCATGTTCCCACCAATACATTGTGTGCATGCATCATATTTAAGCATTATTCCCCACTTCTCCTCGCCAACTGCTGGAGCTTTGAAGAAATCATGGAGAACTATCCCTGAATCACAAAGGAGGATCTACTGGCGGTCATTGAACACGTTCCGTCTCATGACTCCTCCCTAAAAATCAGGTCCAAATTCTTCACGAAGTCTCTTTTCTATCGTTTTCAGCAGTTCTGGAGGAATGTCTTCACCAGTCAATGCTTTGTAATACCCCTTAACCCAGTTCAACGAGCTTTCAATAACCCGATCTTCTTTGTCGGGATAACGACGGAGATATGCCCGTCCCCAGTTGACGGTAATCTCTATCAAACCCTCGTACATCGCCCTCCCCCCTAAAAATTTTAAAAAATATGAAAATCACAGATACCTCTCCTTCACCCACCTTATGAAGTAGTCCGGGTTCAGCTCCTCACCGATGGACTTCTTAAGCAGCTCCTTCGGCGGATAGATTGAGCCGTACCTGTGAACCTTCTCGCGGAGCCAGGCCTTTATCGGCTCGAAGTCCGCATTGGCGATGTGCTCTTCCACGTTGAGGTCCTTCTTCATGTGGTAGTAGAACTGCGCCGCCAGGAGCGTTCCGATGCTGTAGGTCGGGAAGTAGCCGACCGTTCCGTGGGCCCAGTGGATGTCCTGGAGGATTCCTTCTACGTAGGTTTTCGGCCTTATGCCGAGGAGGTTCTCCATCTCGTCGTTCCAGAGCTCCGGGAGGTCTTTGGCCTTGACGCCCTCGTTGAGCATCATCCTTTCGAGCTTGAAGCGGAGGAGTATGTGGAAGTTGTAGGTGACGACATCTGATTCAGTCCTGATGAAGTCAGGCCTGACCATGTTGAAGTAGAGGTAGACGTCCTCCGGAGTGTAGTCCGCCATGAAGGGCAGATTCTCCCTCAGGACGGGGTGGATGAGGCCGGCAAACTCCCTGGAGCGGCCGACGATGTTCTCCCAGAACCTGCTCTGGCTCTCGTGGATGCCGAGGCTTACTCCACCCGCAATCGGACTGAACATGAACCTTTCGTCCTGCTGGAGCTCGTAGAGTGCGTGACCGAACTCATGGACGGTGCTGAGAATGGTCCTCCTGAAGTCGTAGCCTTCATACCTGGTGGTTATCCTGACATCACGGATACCAAACTCGGTGGTGAAGGGGTGGGCTGATACGTCGAGCCTTGAACGCACGCCGAGCGGGTAGCCAAACTTCTGGAGTATCCAGATGTTAACCTTCTCCATACACTCCCGCTCATACTTCTCCTTCTCAAGCGGGTGGCTCTGCGGGACTTTACCCTCCTCCATTATCCTCTCAAGGAGGGGTTTGAGCTCCTTCTCAAGCCTGCCGAACATCCTTTCAACTTCCCTGGTTGTGAGGCCCTCCTCGAACATGTCAAGGAGAGCATCGTAGGGCTCGTCTTCGTAGCCGAGATATTCGGCGGCGCGCTTTGCGAGATCTATAATCCTGTCCAGCCAAGGCTCGAACTTGGAGAAGTCGTCCTTTTTCTTGGCCTCCTCCCAGGCCTTGGTGGCCTGGCTGGTCACCTCGCTCATCTCCCTCAGGAACTCCGGCGGGAACGAGCGGCTTATCCTTATCGAGCGGTCGAGAACCCTGACAACGCCCCTCTCGTACTCGTTGAGGCCTTCTATGGATTTAGCCTTCTCCACCAGCTCGACGAACTCCGGCTTGAGGAGGAACTCCTGGGAAAGCACGGAGAGCTCGCCCTGGGCAACGGAGCGCTCAAGGATTCCCTCCCTCGGCATGTTGACCTCCATGTCCCAGCCGAGGACGCTCTGGGCGTGGCCTATCGCCCAGATACGGCGGTATCTCGTAAGTATCTCCCTGACGGTCTCGTTCTGGAAGACGCTTTCCATGGAAACCACCCCATTTTCTTTGATAAAATCTTTCCCTTCGGCGCTTTTAACCTTTTCGACGTTCATCTAAACGTGTGGGTAGAAGCCGATTACTCTAACCGGAAATCGCTTAAAGGGGTGGGCACAAGTCCCTGAAAAAGCGAGTGCTGGTGATGATCATGAAGCTTGACCTGGCGGTGCTCGGCCACGTCTCAATAGACTACATTAGGTTTCCGAAAAGGGAGGAGATAGTCTACCCCGGTGGTGCGGCCGCGGCGGTTGCCACTTCGGCGGCGCTGGCCGGCGCGAGGGTTGGTTTGATAACCAAAGTTGGGGTGGACTTTCCGAGGGAATGGCTCGAAAAGCTCGCCTCAATCCTCGACATCAAGGGCGTTCAAATCCTGCCCGGTAAAACAATCCACATATACATGATATACCACGAGGACGGAAGCGTTGAGGCCCCGGTTGACATGGGGATCGCTGAGAAAATGGGCGAGACCCCAATCCCCGAGAATTACCTGGACGCGGGGCTGTTCCACATAGCCCCGATTCCGCCGGAGGAACAGCTCAAGGCCCTGAAAAGGCTGGAAGGCAAGACGGTAAGCCTCGATTTCAACCCAACGTACATGGAGGACTACGAAAAGAAAACCGGGCTTATGAGGGAGATAGTATCGAGGGTCGAGGTCGTATTCCCCAACGAGAGGGAAGCGTTGACGATAACAAAAGCCAAAACCGTGGAAGAGGCCGCCAAAATCCTACACGGATGGGGTGCAGGGCTGGTTGTGATAACGCGCGGTGAGAGAGGGGTTCTCGTCTACGATGGCGAGTTCAGGGAGTTTTCGGCACTTCCGATAAGCCCCGAGGAAATCGTTGACCCCACCGGTGCCGGGGATGCATTCGCGGGCGGCTTTCTGGCGATGTACTCCAGGGGAAAAGGAGTTGAAGACTGTGTTAAAAAAGGACTGGAGAGGGCCAGGGAGGTTCTGAAAAAAACGGGGAGCTGGAGCATCTAAGAGGCCATGAACCGGGCAAAGAGGTACAGCACCACCAGGAGTAGAGCGGCCAGTGCAGTTACCTCAAACCTTGGGAGCGCGGGGGAGAGCATTGACATCAGCAAATAGGTCGGGAAGGACATTGCCACCGCCGCGATCAGGATGAGGTAGTGGTCCCTTGGAGCGCGCTCCCTGTCAAGATATCCCATCTCAAGGGCAAGAACCGCCAGCGCCATCACAGTGAGGCCGTAGAGGCCGCCAGTCCTCGTGTAGAGGAGAAAGACCGCCGTCACCAGCAGGAAAAGTACGCCCAGGAAGTACCACTGGACGGCCATGAGGGCCAGCGGCACCAGCAGGAGCGTTCTGATGTCACGCGTCCCAAGGAGTACGAAGAGGGGAATCAGGGGTATGAGGGAGTAGAGCCTTCTCTTAATCTTCACAGCCCAACCACCTCCGCGATAGCGGCCTCAAGGGGCTTTCTGACATCCCAGTCGATAATGATGCCGTAGGCAGACATCTTCATCAGCATTGCCCTCCTCTGGAGGGTAAGGAGCTTCACCGCCAGCTCCTCCTCACGGCCCTTCGGCTCAACCGCCGTGTAGGGATTCGGACTTATGACCACGACTTTGTAGCCGTACCGGGCCATTATTTTAAGCGCCTCCCTGCTCTCCTCTGTGAGGAGGGGGGAGAAGTATAACAGCTGGGCTTTAGCGGGGAAGCGTGCCTTTATCAGGTGCTCGACCTGGTAGGCTATCATGTTGTTCTTGTCCGGCTTTGCAGTGCTCAGGAAGTCTATGCACTTGAAGAAGTGCCTCTTGCCGTAGTCAACGCGAATCCAGAGCGGAACGTCTTCGGCCAGGAGAAGGCCAAAGCTGGTTCCGTTGTTGAGGGCGTTTAGCATGAGGGAAGCGGTTGCTCTAATCAGATGGTCAAAGACGAGACTGCCGGTGTAGGAGGCATCGACGATGAAGACGACATCGACCTTGCGCTCGCTCTCGTACTCGTTGGCCATTATCCTGCCTGTCCTCGCGGTGGCCTTCCAGTTAATTATCTTGAGCGGGTCTCCCGGCTGGTACTCCCTGATCGCGTGGAACTCAACCCCCTCACCGACCCTCGGAGAGGGGAGCGGACCGACGGTTATTTTAGTCCCCCTGGTGGAGTAGGGCGTTGGGACGTCAGTGATTATCGGAACGCCCACTATCTCGCTGTAGACGTCAACCTTCCTGTCGACCCTGAAGAAGCCGAACGGATCGCGATAGCTCAGCTTTACCCAGTTGAACTCGTGGATTCCGCGCTTAACGCGAACCCTGTACCTTATCTCCCTCTCCTCTCCCGGCCGGAGGGAGAGGACGTGCTCTCTCCGCCCATCCACAAGCTCCAAGCCAGGGGGGATGTCCTCGGTGATCTTCAGGGTGGGTATCCTCTCGTGTGATTTAATCCTGAGGACTATCTCAATTTCAGTTCCTTCAAGGAAGCGGTTGTGGGGAATCAGGCGTTCTATCTCAATGTCGAGGCGTGGTTTGAAGAAGAACACCGCCACAAAGAGGAGCCATATTATCGGCAGCGTCAGATACACCATCTCCCAGCGCAGGAGAAGGAAGGCAAACATAACGATGAGCCAGAGAGCGATGAGAATCTCCTCTGCCTTCTCCGTTGGGAGCATCTCATCTGTGGGCGCCTCCTCCCTCTCCTCAACGTGAGCGGTGCCGTAGAGCGGGGGTTGGGCCTGCACCTTTTCACCTCACTCAAACTTGGGAACCGGAACGCGCTCAAGGAGCTTCTCCATTATGCTCTCCTGGCTGACCTTCGTGTACCACAGCTCCCTCTTGAGGATGAGCCTGTGGCTCAGCGCTGGAACGGCGACGGCCTTTACGTCGTCGGGAATGACGTAGTCCCTGCCCTCCAGAGCGGCGTACGCCCTAGAGAGCTTGAGCAGGGCAAGGCTACCCCTGGGCGAGGCTCCAACCTCTATCTCCTTCTTGTCCTCCCTCGTCGCAAGGACCACATCGGTTATGTACTCCAGGATCGCGTCGCTGACGTAAACGTCCTCTATCGTCCTCTGCATCTCAACGACCTCCTCGGGGGTCAGGATGGGCGTTATATCAACCTCCTCCTTCTTCCTGGCCATCCTCCTCCGGAGTATCTCGATTTCCTCACGCCTACTCGGATAGCCAACACGGAGCCTGACGAGGAACCTGTCCAGCTGGGCCTCCGGGAGCGGATAGGTGCCCTCCTGCTCTATCGGGTTCTGGGTGGCGATGACTATGAAAGGCCTCTCCAGCTCGTATGTGCTCCCCTCAACTGTGACCTGCCTCTCCTGCATGGCCTCAAGTAAAGCGGACTGGGTCTTCGGCGGGGCACGGTTGATCTCGTCGGCGAGGAGTATGTTCGTGAAGATTGGGCCCTTCTTAAACTCGAACTCGAGGGTCTTCTGGTTGAAAACGCTGACACCCAGGATATCGCTGGGGAGTAAGTCCGGTGTGAACTGGACGCGCTTGAACCTAACACCCAGAGCGGTGGCGAAGCTCTTCACCATGAGCGTCTTTGCTAAACCGGGCAGGTCTTCGAGGAGTATGTGCCCATCGGCCAAAATCGTCGTCAGTATGAGCTTCAGCACCTCGTCCTTTCCTACTATCGCTTTCTTGACCTCCTCAAGGACGGCATTACCCTTGGAGCTTACCTCCTCTATCTTCATAGATATCCTCCTCCAGGATTTCTAGAGCCTTTTCAAGGTTATCGAGAAAATCCCCCTCCGAACGGAGGGCTTTGATTGCCTCGTTGGGTTCGGAGGTGAGGGAATGAAAAGCCTTGTTATAATCGTCAGAGAGCGTGGCGTATATTCCCACTATCTTCTCCTCAAGAAGGGAGCGGGCGACCTTTCCTTTCTTGGCGCGCTCTATGAGGGTCACCATCCTCTCAATGTCTGTTTTTCTCTCGACCCTAAGCCGGCGCTCCTTCTTGGGCAGGGGGACATGTATCTCAAAACCAAAGAGGAGAAAGGCCAAAAGACCGCCCAGAATCAGGACGGCGAGCCATCTAATCATGTATGACCCGGCGATTATAGCGATGAGCAGAGGAATCACGGCTATCGCAAGGGCATAATTAAACCTCATTCACACCCCTCCGCATCGTGCGGTAAACTTCGAGGGCCCTCCCGGCGTCATCCCAAGTTATTTTCTCAGGGGCATACTTTGCCTTTTCGAAGAGCCTGGTGAGTTCGAGGAACGCGTCGTGCATGTATTTCACATGCCGGGCATGCTCCCAGTGCGTCCAGCTCTCCTCGTAGGGAATCCCCAGGTAGTTGAGCCAGAGAACGGCGTTCTTGTATATCCCTACGATAGCCTCTCTTGGGTTCTCGAACATCTCAAGTCCAAGCTCATCAAGCTTCTTATCGAACAGCTCGGCCCGGAGCTTCATCTCCTTACGCTCCTTTTTCTGCAGGTATTCGCGATACTGAATCACGGCAAGGTATGCAAAGACCGCTATTGCAACCACAAGGAGGGCATAGAGAAGGTACTGGGACGGCAGAGGATGCCTAAACGTGGGTGCCAGCGGGGTGTTGTTGTAGTAAACGGGGGACTGGGTGGTGGACTGAAGGGGAAGTGAACCGTTCACCGAGCCGTTCACAGAAGTATCGTTGGCTGGAAAACCCTGGGGGCGCTTTTTCATCATGCGGAAAACAACCCCTCCCACGATGCCACCGAGCACAATGGCAAAGTAAGTCAGGAAACCGAAGCTACCGCCCTCATCCCGCCTGAAAGGATCCCTCCACCCAAGAAGGACGCCGATGATAACGAAAAGACCAACTATCGCGAGAACGATAAGAAGGACGCCTGTCCAGGGCGCAGAACTGCCCTCAGATGCGCTCAATGTAGTTGCGCTGTAATTAATCATGAGCGTCATCAGTGAAAACAGCAGTCCAGAGAGGGCCAAGAATTTTACCCTGGTGGACATTTTTATCGAAAAGTGTAGAGAGGGCAGGTTTAAAAGCTTTTACCCCCAGGTAAAGGTCAGGTGATGACGGTGGAGAGGGTTCCGAAGCTTTACGTTGAAGCTCCTCCGGAGGAATGCATCGAGGGAGGAAAGGCGATAAAAGACTGCGTGATCATCAGCGGGAACGTTGAGGTATGGCTGAAGAAGGGTGAAACCGTTCCCGACTTCGTTGAGGCGGAGGGTGCCAAGTTCCTCGCGAAGGAAGTTTACGACAGGTTCTACCTCTACGTTGACAGAATTGAGGGAAAGCTGCTCGCGGATGCGGTTCTGGTGCTCCCTGACGGAAGGACGAGAATATACCTGAAGAAGGGCGACGAACTGCTCCTGCTCCCCGTGGAGGGATACACAAAGACCCTGATAGCGAACGTGGGGAACAGGGTAAGAACGGGCGACGCCTTCGCGGCCATAACCACGAGAAAAGGTGAAGTTCACTACCTCAAGCCCCCCAAGACCGGGACGGTTGTGTTCATAGACGAGGTAACGAACAGGCCGCACTACGTTTACTACATCCTTCCCGAGGAGTAGGCATCCTCTTCATTCTTCCATTCCTACAATTATCGCATCTATGCTGGACTTGAGGGCCAAGGTTATCCCGTCGATGGGATCCATGCCCTTGAGGGTCCTGGTGTGCCTAGCGCTTGTTATTATCAGCGACCACCTGAACAGGTTTTCCTTCACTTTACGGCTCTGGAACATGGCTATGAACCTCTTGCCGTCCTTTGAGGCCTCAATTATCTCAACATCGGTGTCCCCTAGCTTCGTGGAATACACGTCCCTAACGGTGAGGTCGCTGTATTCTCTCCTGAGGGTTTCGGATAGGTACCCCATGATATCACCCCCTTTTAAATGGTGTGACGTTCTTTATATAGTTGCCGTGTTTATCGTTCAAAGTGGAAAAACCAAAACCGTTATAAGGCGCCGGGTCAAGCCCCCCATGAAGAGAATTTTGGAGTTGAAGGAAATGAAGATTGAAGCTGGAGATTTTGTGGTGTTCCACTACGTGGGCAGATTTGAGAACGGTGAAGTTTTTGATACCAGTTACGAGGACATCGCCAGGGAAAACGAGATATACGTGGAGGAGAGGGAATACGGCCCCCTCGGCGTCAACGTCGGAGTTGGCGAGATAATTCCCGGCCTTGACGAGGCCCTTATCGGCATGGAGATTGGGGAGAAGAAAACGGTTACGATACCTCCAGAGAAGGCTTACGGCATGCCGAACCCAGAGCTGGTTATAGATGTTCCAATCTCCGAGTTTACCAGCGCGGGCCTGGAGCCGGTTGAAGGGATGTACGTCATGACAGACTCGGGGATAGCCAAGATAGCCAAGGTCGGCGAGGAGAGCGTCACCCTCGACTTCAACCACCCGCTCGCAGGGAAGACCCTCATCTTCGAGGTAGAAATAGTGGACGTCCAGAAAGCTAAAGAAGAGGCCTCAGATTCCAATATTGAGGCCTGAAGTCCCCTGGAAGACCACAATACCCATCACCATTAGCAGCAGGCTATATTTGATGCCTGCTGAGTATTTCCCTTCTCTTATGACACCAATCCCCAAACCTGAAACTATGGCCTGGAGAGCAACAAAAGCCAAAAGTATCGTCCGTATAGTACCAACCGGAAAAGTCACGTTCCCAGTACTCATCGCGAACATGACCTGAGCGACTATTCCCAATATCAGGGGGCCGATAAATCCACTGGTTATTATGAAGAACATAACCTGCATGCCGGTCGAGGCTTTTCTCTCCTGCTTTATCCTGAGTATTTCTCTCACGTCGTTTCCGACATAGACCAAGACATCGCTCATAGGTGCGCCCCTCTCAAGGGCCTCAATAATTATCATCATGGAACGATAAATGACGGGAGATCTCATATTCCTTATCGCAAAGGCACGAAGTGCCTCAGATGTTGGACGACCTTTCTTTATTTCGGCGACAGTCCTCCTGAACTCTTCCGTAAGTGCACCAAATTTAGTCGTCGTTAGCTCCTCCAGCGCCTCCGAGAAAGAGATCCCCGCCCTAAGAGAACTGGCCAAATAAAAGAATGCATCAGGCAACATTTTCTCCATATCCTCTATGCGCTTGCTGATTTTCCAGTATGGATAACCAAAGGCTATTGCCGCAAAAAGTGCTATGAACGTTGCAACGGCATACACTGGATGAAGGAATAGCTCAATAACAAGACCTCCTATTATCCCAATCAGCAGGGACACTATAAGGTACTCTGCA
This window of the Thermococcus thermotolerans genome carries:
- a CDS encoding geranylgeranyl reductase family protein, with the translated sequence MRYDVLIIGAGPVGNYLANLLARDFKVAVVERKGSFGGKACTGIIGAENYERLGLPESVVLNKLRGAVFYSRIQSFEIERKSPQAYLVDRKALERWLAERAVGKGVDYYMATTFQGFRNGKAVLQHLGERIEIEADFYIGADGVNSTVAKAIGVQTKAEFLSGYEAEVVGEFNPDFVEVWVNREINPEFFFWVAPVNESVARVGTLGSLDAFHRFLKIRMLKPTSIVEFKAGSVAFGVRKPWVRGNVALVGDAALQIKPTTAGGIVYGMYCAHALRRALLDGRLRDYEKGCSFVKKQISFGLRFRKVFLGMSQDDIERVFEVLGSPEAREVIEGQADFDDHVRTAKAILKRPKLLARLIKISPAIVRTLL
- a CDS encoding ASCH domain-containing protein, which gives rise to MATWRMGLQEEYLKAIAEGRKRVEGRLYDEKRQGIRPGDTIIFENRLMCVVKDVRVYSSFREMLEKEGLGNVLPGIESIEEGVKVYRRFYSEEKERKYGVAAIEVEPVGWIGESK
- a CDS encoding type II toxin-antitoxin system VapC family toxin; protein product: MGAVLDTNVIIEIARGNDEVFEKITALDNTFYITSITKFEILLGMPKKDELIWLETLIELPFDGKCAEVAAYLHKKLWEKGNPMSFRDLFIASIAIVNGLPIITLDSDFEVLKELGFEVYII
- a CDS encoding antitoxin VapB family protein, with product MVKTITISDDVYNELVRIKGKKSFSELFRELLRERKGNVDALRHLYGILSEEEYRETKRRLREIEEEFEKWGQSLTQT
- a CDS encoding carboxypeptidase M32, which produces MESVFQNETVREILTRYRRIWAIGHAQSVLGWDMEVNMPREGILERSVAQGELSVLSQEFLLKPEFVELVEKAKSIEGLNEYERGVVRVLDRSIRISRSFPPEFLREMSEVTSQATKAWEEAKKKDDFSKFEPWLDRIIDLAKRAAEYLGYEDEPYDALLDMFEEGLTTREVERMFGRLEKELKPLLERIMEEGKVPQSHPLEKEKYERECMEKVNIWILQKFGYPLGVRSRLDVSAHPFTTEFGIRDVRITTRYEGYDFRRTILSTVHEFGHALYELQQDERFMFSPIAGGVSLGIHESQSRFWENIVGRSREFAGLIHPVLRENLPFMADYTPEDVYLYFNMVRPDFIRTESDVVTYNFHILLRFKLERMMLNEGVKAKDLPELWNDEMENLLGIRPKTYVEGILQDIHWAHGTVGYFPTYSIGTLLAAQFYYHMKKDLNVEEHIANADFEPIKAWLREKVHRYGSIYPPKELLKKSIGEELNPDYFIRWVKERYL
- a CDS encoding carbohydrate kinase family protein, producing MKLDLAVLGHVSIDYIRFPKREEIVYPGGAAAAVATSAALAGARVGLITKVGVDFPREWLEKLASILDIKGVQILPGKTIHIYMIYHEDGSVEAPVDMGIAEKMGETPIPENYLDAGLFHIAPIPPEEQLKALKRLEGKTVSLDFNPTYMEDYEKKTGLMREIVSRVEVVFPNEREALTITKAKTVEEAAKILHGWGAGLVVITRGERGVLVYDGEFREFSALPISPEEIVDPTGAGDAFAGGFLAMYSRGKGVEDCVKKGLERAREVLKKTGSWSI
- a CDS encoding DUF58 domain-containing protein, with translation MLPTEKAEEILIALWLIVMFAFLLLRWEMVYLTLPIIWLLFVAVFFFKPRLDIEIERLIPHNRFLEGTEIEIVLRIKSHERIPTLKITEDIPPGLELVDGRREHVLSLRPGEEREIRYRVRVKRGIHEFNWVKLSYRDPFGFFRVDRKVDVYSEIVGVPIITDVPTPYSTRGTKITVGPLPSPRVGEGVEFHAIREYQPGDPLKIINWKATARTGRIMANEYESERKVDVVFIVDASYTGSLVFDHLIRATASLMLNALNNGTSFGLLLAEDVPLWIRVDYGKRHFFKCIDFLSTAKPDKNNMIAYQVEHLIKARFPAKAQLLYFSPLLTEESREALKIMARYGYKVVVISPNPYTAVEPKGREEELAVKLLTLQRRAMLMKMSAYGIIIDWDVRKPLEAAIAEVVGL
- a CDS encoding AAA family ATPase, translated to MKIEEVSSKGNAVLEEVKKAIVGKDEVLKLILTTILADGHILLEDLPGLAKTLMVKSFATALGVRFKRVQFTPDLLPSDILGVSVFNQKTLEFEFKKGPIFTNILLADEINRAPPKTQSALLEAMQERQVTVEGSTYELERPFIVIATQNPIEQEGTYPLPEAQLDRFLVRLRVGYPSRREEIEILRRRMARKKEEVDITPILTPEEVVEMQRTIEDVYVSDAILEYITDVVLATREDKKEIEVGASPRGSLALLKLSRAYAALEGRDYVIPDDVKAVAVPALSHRLILKRELWYTKVSQESIMEKLLERVPVPKFE
- a CDS encoding DUF4129 domain-containing protein → MSTRVKFLALSGLLFSLMTLMINYSATTLSASEGSSAPWTGVLLIVLAIVGLFVIIGVLLGWRDPFRRDEGGSFGFLTYFAIVLGGIVGGVVFRMMKKRPQGFPANDTSVNGSVNGSLPLQSTTQSPVYYNNTPLAPTFRHPLPSQYLLYALLVVAIAVFAYLAVIQYREYLQKKERKEMKLRAELFDKKLDELGLEMFENPREAIVGIYKNAVLWLNYLGIPYEESWTHWEHARHVKYMHDAFLELTRLFEKAKYAPEKITWDDAGRALEVYRTMRRGVNEV
- a CDS encoding DUF2118 family protein yields the protein MERVPKLYVEAPPEECIEGGKAIKDCVIISGNVEVWLKKGETVPDFVEAEGAKFLAKEVYDRFYLYVDRIEGKLLADAVLVLPDGRTRIYLKKGDELLLLPVEGYTKTLIANVGNRVRTGDAFAAITTRKGEVHYLKPPKTGTVVFIDEVTNRPHYVYYILPEE
- a CDS encoding FKBP-type peptidyl-prolyl cis-trans isomerase — encoded protein: MKIEAGDFVVFHYVGRFENGEVFDTSYEDIARENEIYVEEREYGPLGVNVGVGEIIPGLDEALIGMEIGEKKTVTIPPEKAYGMPNPELVIDVPISEFTSAGLEPVEGMYVMTDSGIAKIAKVGEESVTLDFNHPLAGKTLIFEVEIVDVQKAKEEASDSNIEA
- a CDS encoding type II secretion system F family protein, with product MAGGLSSALIKIVERIVPKRWMRRYEVFIYSSGINFLAAEYLIVSLLIGIIGGLVIELFLHPVYAVATFIALFAAIAFGYPYWKISKRIEDMEKMLPDAFFYLASSLRAGISFSEALEELTTTKFGALTEEFRRTVAEIKKGRPTSEALRAFAIRNMRSPVIYRSMMIIIEALERGAPMSDVLVYVGNDVREILRIKQERKASTGMQVMFFIITSGFIGPLILGIVAQVMFAMSTGNVTFPVGTIRTILLAFVALQAIVSGLGIGVIREGKYSAGIKYSLLLMVMGIVVFQGTSGLNIGI